The Pan paniscus chromosome 23, NHGRI_mPanPan1-v2.0_pri, whole genome shotgun sequence genome includes the window tttttttaaaaattgctctgcTTAGCACACATTTGTTCAATGGATGCTGAATGAATAACAAGTAACGGGTGCATCTCTGCATCCCTAATGGTGTTCTGCCCTGATTTAATTATCACAACACATCTGTCTCCCTGACTAGATTGTCAATGGCTTGCAGACAGGGACCCAGTTTATTCAACTTTAAATCCTGCACACGAATCCTCTACAGAACTGCTCATTGCCTGAGTGTTCAATTGAATTACTCTCTAAGTATGTGGAATTTTTCTCCAGGCTCCAAGATCAAAAAGCTCCCCTCACCCTGAActcccctcctttctctcccacCTCTTCATAGAGCATACGAATTCCCAAATCCTGGCGCAGAAAGGAAGAAGGTGCCTCTTTAATGCGGTTGTCTGGTGCCACCGCACAGCCTGGTAAATAAGTGTGCTAGGATTTGGGACGTGTCCACATCCAGCAGAGGAGCACTGCTCTGCCCAGCAGCCGTGAGCCTGAGCTTAGTCTGAGGTTTGGGGCAGTGAGGTCACGATTATCGTGGGGTAGGGGTAGGGCTGGACCCCAAGACAGATGCTTAAGGGCAGGGGGGCTCAAGGTCCCTTGTTCTGGGAGCTACTGGAGATTTAAGGTGCCCAGGACTTGGGGCTTCCCAGAGATGGCGCCCAGAGTCGTGGTGGCATTCTAGGACCTCATGGCTTGGGCACGTGGGCCGGTCCAGCCCACCAGGCCCTTTTCCAGGCCCCTTTCCACACCCTTTGCTGCAGCCTGCCTCCTGGCTGCCACAATTACatgccaacattttatttttggccCTCGCAGCAATACTTACATTTTCTGCCCGTGCACTCTGCCTTCGCTGATATGGATTTTGTCTCCTGGCCTGTGTTTGTAAATTATTCCCCATGTGTCTGTCCTTTCTCTGTGGCCAGAAGGTCAGCAGCTGCCACTGGCTGGCCACCTtgctgtctccctggctggagtcCCTGCTGCCTTCCAGGCCATagtttgagtcccagctctgccacttactagcaggGTGACCTTCCCATGTTACTGAAGGTATTGCAGCCATGATGATGATGGCTTCCCCTCTCCTCTGGGTTCCCACAGCCTGGCGCACCTGTCACTCTCTCCTCGTATTGCAGAGGTCTGTTCtctgcctcccacctccaccGAAGAGAAGGTGCTCCCAAGGCTGGGGCCAAGCCTGTCCCTTCCATTTCCCCATGCCCTGCACTGGGCCTGCCTCTGAGCGGTGGCCCAGGGAGGGTGGGCTCCTGTCCCTCTCACCCTCctgcctttcctcctccccttctcctctttCCTGAGGCTCTCTGCACACACAAGCCCAGGGTCTGCCTTCCTCCCATTTCCTCCTTGATGCTGGTGCTGGTGGGGGCATCATTTACTCTAGGAGATGAAAAATGCCAGGCAGAGACTGAGATGTTGCAGGTTGTTTTATTAAAACCAGGTGAGTCACTGCCATACCTGAGGAGGCACACACAAGTTCCAGATAGTCAAATGCTTCCCCAGCTGGCCCGCCCAGCCCAGATCTCCTCCTTATTGCAAAGGGACATTCTGCTGTCTTCAAGGGGCCAGTGATTAATCAGACAATTGCTACTGTCAGGTGTAGTTAATGGCTTGGATTTGGGGTTACAGCCAGTTTGGAGGTTGGAAGAAGTTAGGTTGGGATTTAGAAGAAAGGACAATTACTTCAGATCCAAACCATGCAGAACACAGTGAGCCAAGGGCCACTCCCGGTTCCCAGGGTGATGACATCCCACAGGGAGGCCCATCGCTGGGCATGCAAAGCCAACTTCaacaccccagccccagcccctcagcTCCTCCTGCCCACCTCTACTAAACAAAGCAGACACTCAGAAGCAAACTCTATATGGCTACACGAGATCAGACCCCGCTCTCTCTTGAACCCGGGGCCCagatgggtgggggtgggagcgGCAGGGGCCTAGCCCTGGAAGCCCAGCTCCTTGTAGTTGGAGGCCATGTCCTTCCGGAACAGCTCCAGGGCCTTGTTCATGGCCCCCTGGGCATCAGCACCAAAGTCCCCGGGATGCTTGCTGTGCAGAACCTGGATGATGCATTCCGAGATGAACTGCAGGGAGGGTGAGGAGAGAAAATGGTCACCAGGGTGGGACAAGCCAGGGGCCAGATGGGAGTCAGTTCTCCTCCTACCTTCTCTTTATTCCAGGACCGTGTATTGAGCACTTGCTAGGCACCAGGTGAGCGTCTGTGTGATCTCCACGGATGAACCCCTTTGATCCCCACAACCACTGTGAGATAGATACTACAACTGCCCTCgatttacagatgcagaaactgaggcaaggGGAGGTTGAATGGAAGGGACATTTGGACCCAGGAGGGCCGGCTCCGGAGCCCACACTCTTACTCACAGCCCCCTCCACTCCATCAGGATGTAGACCCCACTGAAACCAGGTGAGAGCTCAGAGCACCACCTGCTTGGGGGCAGCAGAAAAGAAGGGAAATGCTCAGATTTCATTATTGTATTCAGGATTTTGCAATCAGAAAGTCTAGAAAGGAACTATTTCTATTTGTGTGTATGCAATTTTTGCATACTTAATGACTTGGTATGGTTATTGTTTTAAAGACCCTATTTTGGGGGCACAGCCTCCTATTTTTTATACCAAGCACAGAAACActggtgggagggaaggagagagaggaagaagacagGGATGTGGCCCACGGCTGGCTCCCAGGATGGAGAATGTCTGCTATCAGCCTCAGCATTGCCATTTGCTTTAGTACCCACAGTCTCACTGCCCGGATAACAGAGATGGGCATGGGAAAACGGAGATGTAGCATGGTGCTGCTTTAGGGATGGAAAGACTCGTGGATGTGAAATGCGGCTGTGCTTTCTCAAGTTAACCAGATTTGATCCCAACCACAGCCCTGGCTGGTACACCAAGGAGTGTcgctttacagaggagaaaatcaaGTGGCCAGACCGAGGTCACgcaggaagcagagagcagagatGGATTTGCGCCCAGGAGGCTGTGGGCAGGCCACTGCCAGAGCTGGGAACGGAGGCAGTGGCTGAACCAAGGCTGGGTTTCTCGTTTTCTCAGGGCCCCAGGGTGCAAGTGACATAAAGCAGGGATAGTCGTGGGTGGGACATGCAAAGGGAGGCCTCAAGAAGTATCAACACCCCCTAAGCCCCTCTGCTGGGAAAGAGGGGCAGCTCCACAAACGCCTACTCTTGGGCATCAAGGTGGATGCTTGACTTCACCTTCCATTTCATGAATGCCACAAAACAAAGTGGGGGCTCAGGGTGTCATGGAGCAAGCCCTGTCCTTAGAGAACTTGCGAGAATCAAGTTCCAGGGCCACCTATGCCCCGACTCCATGTGTGACTTCACCCACCCAGATGGCCTGGTTGGGCCCCCAGCTCAGACTTTCTGGAGTCCATGGCAGAGCCACTCATATCTAGAAAACAGTGGAACGGAGCCACTGCATAATTGAGAAATGGAAACACTCTGGGCACCCACCACCCTGTACAGCCCCTCAGTCCCTCAGAGAGACAATCTGTCCACAGGTGAGGTGGAGACTGTTTTATGAACAGCGCAGAGGGAAGGTCCACCGTGAGGGGGAAAAGCAGACATCTGGGCTCTGTCTCAATTTTTTGCAGAGGTTATGCATCAGATTAAGCATGTTTTAgggagacctgggttctagtGGCCAGCTGGTTGTGATATCTTGGCTGCATGGTTTTTTCTATCCAACACTCAGCTTCTTCCTCTCTAGAGAGAGAACTCAGTCATTGGAAGTGTATGGTGAGCCAAACACGTGCCAGTGGGGCACAGAAATGGTAGCCCCTAGGGAGCTGAGTGTCTGCTGGGAGACCGCTGGGCAAAGAGACAAATTATCACACAGCCTGGCAGTACCATGACCGGAGGAGATGAGGATAAAGTGCCATGGtgcagggaggggctggcagATGGAACCGCTGAAAGCCTCGTGGGCCTGGGGGTACAAGCAGGGGAGATGGCTTCGCACTGGGCCTTAGTGGATGAACAGGGATTTGCAGAGAGAAGATGGGCAGGCAGGGACGGCCTCACATGCAGGGTTGTCTGTTCACGCTGGTGATGTGGAGCAGTTGGGCAGGCAGGACTCTGCGCAATTGTGGGGTGGGGTGCAAGGGTTGAAGCTAAAGAGGGGTGGCGGTGGTTGTCAATGGGTGATATTGTGCCACAGTGGATTCAGAGCCTGGTTCCAGAGTACCATGGATCTGACTGTACCTCCTGgcttatcagctgtgtgaccttgggcaagctacttaaaCCCTCTGAGCTCTCAGTTTCCAAAccagtaaaatggggatgagaAGGGTACTTGCCTGGGGCAGAGACTGCTAATTACGTCCACAATatccatttccctttcttccttggtAACAGAACACTAGTTGTATTTGGAGGGGTGATAGACTACCTTTCCCAGCTTCCCGTGCAGACAGGATGGCTCCATAACTAacttctggccaatgagatgtaaaTAAAATTGTTGGATGAGATTTCTGGGACTCCTTAAACTCCTCAAAAGAGAgcattcctctctttctcctgcttccAGTTGGGAATATagaagaggtggctggagctctTGCAGTCGTTTTGGCCATGAGGCAACTTTGAGGATGGATGCCATGTGCTAGGCATGGCAGCAAATGCTCACTGTGGCCCATCCCAGCGGGTAGCTATCACCACATCCTAATCCTCATGGCTGCACCAGACTTCCTGCTGTTTCTACCCTCGGGGGATGCACCTGTCCCTGTGGTCCTTCATCCCcagctccctcctctccccaaatCGCCTCCTCCCACCAGTTATAGACACACAACCTGAAGCCCAGGCTCCTGCCCCCAACCCTGATCCACCCAACTTTCCAACCCATCTCAGGAGGTTCAAACCAATTGCTCGTGCTGGAAACCGAGGTCCTGTCTCTTCATCTGTGAAGATGCTGGAACCAATAGAGCCAGCCTGCTGGCCACCCTCACCCCAAATTGAGCCCCACTTGCTGAGCTCCTGCCACATATGTCCTGCATGTACCAGACTCCCAGTGGCACAGCAGTTAGGGGCTGGGGTTCTGTAGTAATAGAGACCTgcgtttgaatcttggctctgccattaTCCACCTCCTGTGACCGTGGACAAGCTGCTTAacctgtgagcctcagtttccccatctatcaAGTGGATATGATAATGGTACCTACCCATGGAGAGGATGCAAATTTTGCACCCAATAtcccctctccctttcctctttGGTAATAAGATGTGAATTTAGCATACtaaattaaaaatgctaaatgTGTTCATTCTCAACGATCCCAGGAGGAAGGCAAAGTGGGTGGCAGTCccctttacaaatgagaaacctGGGGCACAGAGAAGAGCGGCATAGGTCATCCCACAAGTTAGTGGCTGAGCTTGGACTCGAACCCAGATCCCATTGCCCCACCCAAGGCCTTCCCCGCATCCTCCCACCTGCCCAGGCTCTGCCTCCTACCTCCAGGTACTTCACAGGGATCTTGTGCTTGGTGGCATGCGACTGTGCCAGGGGCTTAATCTCTGCCTCATGATGCCCCTTCTTCTTCAGGATGCCACCCAGGGCAGTGAGCACGGTGGCGCCATGCTTCTTTAAGTCCTCAGACGCCTTCATCTCGTCCTCTGACTTCAGGTGCTTGAACTTGTCAAACTTCTCCAGAGTCTCTGGGTGACCCTTAAAGAGCCTGTGGGCACAGGGAAGGCTGGAGTCGGCATGGGAGGTGCGGTGTGAGGTCTGGGGGCAGCCAGACTAGAGTTCAAGTTTAGTTCCCTgtcttcccagctgtgtgaccttgggccattcacttcacctctctgtgcctcagcttcctcatataAGGAATGGGGATAACTTGTCCCTACTtgaaggattaagtgagatagtGTGTGCTATGTACCAACggggtgtctggcacatagtgagtgtcatataattcccattttacagatgtggaaaccaaGGTTCTGAGGCGTAAAGTCACCAGCTCACTATTGCAGGGGTGCTGTCCAGAGAAGCCAGGCTGGAATGAGGTCTGAGTGACCAAAACAGCAGTTCTAGTCCACGCTGCGACCATCTCTGCAGCTTCCTGCCCACGGATTGTCCTTCAGCTGCTTAAATACCTCTAGCTACAGGAGGCTCACTCCTACCTGTGAGGGCCATTCCACTCCAGAGCAATCCTCACACTCAGAAACCTCTTGCTTGTTTTGAGCCCAAGCTGTGACTCTCTGAACCTCCCAGTCCCCTCACTGTGCAGATGATGAAGGGTCCTGGTGGGAGCAACTCAACCCAGCCCTGAGACAGGCACCCACTCCTGCCAGGCACTCAGTGAGGTGCCCCAGAGGCCTCTGCTGGGACTCTGAGCAGCCACCTCCAGCTTTAGACCTCAGTCCTTCCTGCCCACCTCCAGCTTTAGACCTCAGTCCTTCCTGCTGTGAGCAGGTGGGTGCTGGTTAAAGGGAGTCAGACCTGCCCTCTGGGTAGGAGTGAGTTTCCGCCTTTTACTCATGGAAGACCACAGAGATCAGTGGCCAAGGTCACTTGGCTAGCTAGCGGCAGAGCCCAGACCTAAACCCAAAATGGAACAGTTTCATaactcccaccctttcccttgtGCCACAGCTGAAATGTTTGGCACGGGCAACCTTGTCTGCCCAGGGCTCTCTCTCCTGTCTAATGGTTTCAGTTCCTTGAAAAATTCCTCCTTTATGATACCCAGGCTCTGTGACATCCTTGTAAAAGTACACAGTATGTATTGTGGCCACACTCCAGTTTGtgccctgagccaccatgcccggaagTTGTCACAAGGAAGCACCTGATCCCCGTAGTCTCCATCCCAGGGTTTTATGAGGAGGGTATTTCACAACCAGGATGCTGAGCTCCTCAACCTGAAAATGAGttcatggtttttttgttttttgtttttcttttttgagatggaatctggctctgttgcccaggctggagtgcagtggtgcaatctctgctcactgcaacctccacctcctgggtttgagcaattctcagaattctccatgttagccaggatagtctcgatctcctgaccttgtgatccgcctgcctcagcctcccaaagtgctgggattacaggcgtgagcaccgcgcccagccatattaactgattttaaaatccTGATGGGGTAGACGccattttgcagaggaagaaacagaggcacCGAAAGACTAACTAGCTGGGGATttaacccaggcagtctggcttcatGTCTACACTCTTGATGACTATTCGGACTTTGTTATTGTTACACAGAGATATTTACAGGCAAACTGATACCTACATGGACATGTATCAACACCTCACAAGTGTACATGCATGCAGGCTCTCACAGATGTGTGTGCACACTCACATATGGGCCTGCACACTCACACAGAGGTACACATAAATATATCCCAGCACACGCcatactcacatgcacacacacacagagacacacacaagcCTGAACCACATACACTCCCTTCCCCCATGTTGGGCATGGTCTGCCGCCGTGCCCAACGTTGCCACCTCGCCCCAGGACCTTATCCAAATCCTCGTGCGTCACTGACAGCTTGTCTCTGACACCTTTCATCCAAGGGTCCCTGAGCTCCTGACTATTATTATCCGGCGACAATGATCCTTGAACTCCCGCCTGACAGATGCAAGACCTGGCATGCACAGGCGATGGTCCGAGGTCAGGACGCTGAAAGGAGACTGTCTGGGGCAGAACAGGGCCAAGAATTCGGGACACAAGGCAGCTGGGGGTCTCAGACATTTTGGGGCCTGCCCCTGCCCTCTGATATCTAGGGAAGAGAACATGGGACTGACAGTTAACGGAAGCTGAGTTCTGGTCCCAGTTCTGGCGCCAATGTGCTCTGTGATGTTgaagtcacttagcctctctggaTCATTGCTTATCCATATGTAAACCAAAAGGGTCTAGACCCGCCAATGCCTTACTTTCCACTCTTAGCACCAGACAGCCAGGGAGAGAGCTCATAtttactttattaatatttttttgagacacggtattgctctgttgcccaggctggagtgcagtggtgtgatcttggctcactggagcctcaatctcctgggcccaagtgatcctcctacctcagcctcccgcgtagctgggactacaggcacacaccaccacgcccagctaattttgtttattttttgtagagaaggggttctcactatgtggctcaggctggtctcgaactcctggactcaagcgatcccccgatcctgcctcccaaagtgctgggattataggcctgagccaccccaccccaccccatatTTACTTTAAACAGCAGAGCAGAATCGGGCTAATTTGTCTCCCCGCAAGATCATTCCGGCACCACACAGCTGCCTGCTTCCTGTGGGCCCAGGCCTTGCAGCTAGGAGCCCCCCAGGCAGCCACAGAAGGCCATTCTCCTGGATTTACCTGATCCGGAAAATGAACAGATGAAAGCCCCTCAGCCTGTGGAAATGGACGGAGGGCGTTTGCTCTAGTATTTCAGAAAGCCCCGCTGGCCTGTGTTTCCAGCTTCAACCCTGCTGTCAGTGGGCCTGGTTCATCAGACAGATCTTCAGTCCAAGTCAGAGAGAAGGGAGGCCATTTTCCTGCTGTTCTCTGAACTGAGGCCCAATTGGACACTCACATGGAACATGGAGCACATTGTCAGATCCATGAACACCCCTCTGGCTCTACTAGAATAAAAGAACCAGAGTGTAGGTGGCAGCCCGTCTTGCGTGTGGCAAGGTCATGGGGCAGTATAGCATAGTGGTCAAGAGCAAGGATTCTGGGCCGGGCTCAttggcttgtaatcccagcactctgggaggccaaggcgggcagatcacctgaggtcaggagttcgagaccagcctggccaacatggcgaaacctagtctctactaaaaatacaaaaattagccaggcatggtggcatgcacctgtaatcccagcaagactccatctcaaacaaaaaaaaaaaaggagcaaggATTCTGGATCCAAGCTGCCTGAATTTGAATTCCAGCTCCTttcttacttgctgtgtgacttggcgtaagttacttaacctctctgttaaATGTGGTGATCATAATCATATCTACCTCATAAGATTGTTGTCAGGCTTCAGTGAGTGAAACACTTAAACAGAGCCCAGCAATCAGTATGTGCTGAATAAATGGTTGCTGTCTTTCTCCTCCTCATCATCTCtaccattatcattatcattatcattatcatcaccatcacccagGAATTTTTGGTCCTGCCTGTGGCTGCCATTAACCGGTGGAGACTCTCAGGCCCAGTTCCTCCCTGTAATGAGAAGTAGTGACCACCACTGgtgattttcaaacattttatgaCCTTGAAATCCTTtgttccccccgccccccaaaacagccaaagtaaataaaacaaaaaaggtttgagtaaaggaaggaaaaacagggGTGTGGAGCCCACTCAGCAGCCCCCTCCCTTCCAAAGCCCTACTCCTGGAGCCAGAATCTCCAAGTGACCTTCCAGCTTCTGTGTTCTAGAATTTTATGTTCGTGTACTTGCAGTGAAGGCCTCAGTGTTTTACAGACTGGGCTTCATGGAATTTGCCCTCTTTTACAATCAGAAGATTGGAGACATAACCTTTCAAGGTCAGTTAGAAAATCCAGAGTCAGTATCTAGAACAAAGTCAAGATGCCAACTCTCACAGGTGGCATTTGCAGTCCTGGGCATGAGCCtcctccaccctgcccccagGGAGGCCATCCTGCCCGTACCCCAAATACTGAGAGGGCAGAACCAGCTGGCACAGTCTCTGCATGTCCCACAACCTAAGACGTGACAGGGCACCAGGCCTCTGGGACCTTTCAGGGACCAGCAACCCTAGACATTATGTCTTATCCCTGGCCCCCGGCCCCTGGCAAACCTCCCTGATCCTCCCTGATGATGCAACACCCTGAGTCTCTTTCAAGACGTACAAGTCACTGCCTTAGGTCTGGCAGCTCCCAAATCACCTTGGAAAGACCTCTGCTCTGCAAACTCTGGTCTCCAACCTCCACGCCTGACTGTCCTGCCTCCTCTCCAAAGGCAAAAGTGCATCAAGGACTCAGAGAATTCTAGGGCATGAGCGTGGGACGGGATCTCGGAGACCATGGAAGACAATCCCTTCACTCATCCAGCAGAGAAATAAGACCCAGAGGTGGagagacttgtccaaggtcacacggcAAATCTGTGGCCCAGGAGTTGAtgtcaatttgtgtgtgtgtgttggtcgGGGGAGCACTTTGTGCAATCCAACAGGGCCTGTTGCAGCCAGATGACAGGGACAGGAGAAGAAAGACATAAGAAACACACCACGATGCCATTACAGTCAACAGAAAACTCAACTCTTCTTCCTCAAGTGTTTCTAGCACGGATCACCAACGGCTCAAATTTTAGATAACGGAGCTTCCAGGACCAGCCATGCTCCCGAGGCAGACGGAAGCTGGAAATGGGTAAAGCCCAAGGGAGACCCAAAGGACGATGGAGTGGAAGAGGAAAATTGGCTCTGGCTCACAAATAAGGAGAAATTAATCTGCAAATTAAAGTGCCAAAGACAATCCATTCACTTGTGGCAACCCCGGCGCCCACTTCCTTCCTCCCATTGGCAGAAATGTTGATTCGTAACCTATTAGACTTGTGAGGGAACCAGCTCAGAATGGTGAGGGAAGGGGCCAAGAGAAGAGTGTATCACCATTTGGGATGGAAGGCAACGAGGAGATGAGCTTCTATGTACAAACCACAGCCACCCTCTATTTACAAACCtcagaattttgttttctttggtgtATTCTGGAATCCCTTGTGGTAGAAGGCAGGATATACTTGCAGACCACATCATTCAGACCTCTCAAACTGGAGACATGCTCAACATCGAAGGTCACTAATGAGCCTCTATCTTCTGTTCTCTAATTGCAATGCTTTGAAAGGTCCCTAGCCCGGGCTTCATCAGTAATAGCTACTAACATTTCTAGGACTCAGTATATGCCAGGAACCATGCCAGGCCTCTtgcatgcattatcttatttaattctcacatctCCTCTAGGATATAGATATTAGGATATCCCCTCACTGTACAggagaggaaattgaggctccgAGAGGTTGAGTACCTTCCCAAAGGTCACCCAGTGGCTCAGTGGCACAGCCAAGTCTAGAACCAGATCTGTCTCCCCTTGAAGAGCATGTCTTAACCTTGACACTTTAAGAGCATTTAATGAGCTGTGACTCTGGAAATGTCCTCCCCTTCTCAGTCCCTTTTTGTCCTCATCCTGTAAGAGAGGTGGCTGTACAAAATCTCTCAGGACCCTTGTTAACTCTGACTGTCTATAATTCTAAAATTCTTCCTGGTGGACTCTGAGCATCCTAGGTTTTATTCTCATGCTTCCTCCAGCTGCTGACATCAGCCTGAAATGGCTCCTTTCCCTCTCCTGAGTCCAATCCCTGAcacttaaaagcaaagaaaaagcaagTGACCGTTCTAACACCCTTAACTAATGCAGCCAACTGACCTACCCCACGTGCAAACTTTCCACCTTGCAGCTGAACACCCTTGATCTTAGGGTGTGGGTGGCAGGGGCAATGGAATCTCTTCCTTTTACCTGATGAGGACTTCCTGCCCATGGCCTGGGATGTCAGCCTCCACCTTCCCCCAGACGTTCAGCACCAACTGCCATTCCCCGTCGCTGAGCCCCATGGCGCAGTCTGAAGAAGACAAAAAGAGCAAGTATGGGCCCACTGGGTGTCCTGGCCCCAACAGCTGGGGTTTGAGGCTGCCTGGCCCCAAGGGCGTTTTTATACCTTCTGGGATGCTTGACAAAGATCGCTCAATGGCTCGCTGTCCCCCTCCActgccctccttctctttctctctctcatc containing:
- the MB gene encoding myoglobin encodes the protein MGLSDGEWQLVLNVWGKVEADIPGHGQEVLIRLFKGHPETLEKFDKFKHLKSEDEMKASEDLKKHGATVLTALGGILKKKGHHEAEIKPLAQSHATKHKIPVKYLEFISECIIQVLHSKHPGDFGADAQGAMNKALELFRKDMASNYKELGFQG